The DNA segment TGGGAATCCAGACCCATGAACAGCGGCCCGCTGATGCCCGCCGCTGCGCGGTGTTCGGCCACCGCCTGCGCCACCGCCAGAATGTGCGCCTCGTTGAAGGTGCCGTTCAGGCTGGTTCCCCGGTGGCCGCTGGTTCCAAACGCCACGCGCTGAAGGGGATCGGACACATCCGGGCGCGTCTCGTAATAGTGCGCCACCAGACGAGGGATGTTGGTCAGCAGGCTCTGAGGTGCGGGTTTTCCGGCCAGTTCGCTGATGGTCATGGCAAGCAGTTTAGCGGGGGTTGGATCGGCAGCCGGGCAACATGAGCAAAGGACAGGCCGAATCTGGGGGGAAACACTCCTGACCCGCCCCGGCGCTCACGTTTCGTAAATGTAACAGTCACCCAATTTGGCGCGGAATGGGGCAAAGTGAGCAGCATGAAGAAATTAATGATGGCGGCGGCAATCGGAATGACTGGACTCCTGGCAAGCTGTAACAGTGGGAGTGCGCCGGATGGCAGCGCCAACGGAAAGATTAATGAGGTCCGCACTGAATATCGGTTGAATTCGGCGAACGGCCCATTCATCGCCTGCGACAACGTCACTGGCAACGCGACAGGGCGCAGCCGCTCAACCCAGGTTGCCGTCAACTTCACCCTGCAAGGCACCATCAGCAACGTCACCCTCGGACTGAAGGGACAAGATCCTAATAAAAACCCTCAGTACGATAACAATTACACGGCCACCTACACGGGTACCCAGTTGGCAGCCGTCGGGAACGGTAACTATAAGATTACGTTCGACGCCAACTCGGCCAACGGCGCGTTCCTGCCCCAGAGCATCGTTGTCAACCCGGTTGCCGTGACGGTCAAAGTGGTCACCGCCTCCGGGAAGGTCGGGGGGTTCTACCCGCAGCTCGTTGTCAACACGGGGTCTTCAAGCTTTACCATCAACAACACAGTTCTGGGCAATGTGGATGTCTACAGCAACTGCGCTGTGACCCAGACCACTCCAGAAGAAATTTAAATCCGATTTTGTTCATGTGCCGGGGCCTCGCGCCTCGGCGTTTTTTGTGAGCTGCCCTCAGATTGTCTGAAGGCAGAATCACAACACAATCAGCTTCGTGAGCCAGAGTGAGCAGCATGAAAAGACTGTTGATTGCGGCGGTGGGGCTGACGGGCGTGCTGGCGAGCTGCGGCGTGGATATTGTTGTCGATCCTGGCATTGTGCCTGTGAGCAACCTGCAACTTTTGAGCTACACCAGCCAGTACACACTGGCAAATGACGCCGTGGACGTCAAAAGTGGCAAGGCTTATTCCAAGGGAACGTCCATCATCTGCAACAACCTGAACACCCGCCTGAGCGTCAATGTCACGTTTAACGGCACCATCAACCAGTTCGGGGCGCGTCTGGAAGGCCGGGATAACGGAATGACCAAGACGATCTATTCCAACGCTCTCGGCAACATCCCTTCGGGCAATCCTTCCACCTTCGAGTTCGTCGTGGGGCCAAACACCGCGCCCCTGAGTGTTCAGCCCAGAGGTCTGGGTGCCCAGGCCATCGTCGTCACGCCCGTCAATACCATCTCGGTCCAGGGGGCGTCCTTCGTGACCGTGCAGGCCCAGAGCGGCGACGGCACGGTCAGCAATTCCGTGTCCAGCGTGCAGGCCCTGCCCATCGCCAACTGTGCGACGGGAGCCACTCCCCTCTCCAACTGACGCTTCATTTTTAGACGCCAGCTTTCATAAGCCGCCCCTACATCGGGGCGGCTTTTTCGTCCCAACTTTCAGGCGATGAGCGGGTGCAATTCGCCTGCGCTGACCAGTCCCAGCCAGTGCAGGGCGCGGCTGGCGCTGACGTACAGCAGACGGCGCTCGTACTCGGTGCTTTCATCGTAGGTCTGCACGTTGGCGCTGCTCACGATGGCCGCGCTGAATTCCAGCCCCTTGGCGAGACTGACCGGAAGGATCACCAGCCCGCCCCTGAAACGGTGTTCCTGCGTGGTGATCGGCTGCGCGTCGGTGTCGAAGTCGCGCAGTGCCTCGGCCAGACGGTCCGCGTCCACGGCGCGGCGGGTCACGATGGCGATATTGACGTGTCCGGCAGCCTGCGCGTCCTTGACGGCCTGGGCGATTAAAGGAAGTTCGCCATTGGGAGCATCGGCAGGTCCGGTGTAACGCTGAACCTCGGCCCCGTCGCGGTCCACACCCTGCACCTGGGCGGCGCGGTTGTAGGTGGCGGCAATGCGTGCGCCCAGTTCGGTGATCTGCTTGGTAGAACGGTAGGTGCGGCCCAGCGTCAGCACCTCCGCGCCGGGCAGGACGGCCTGCACCGCTTCCCAGTTGCTCGGTCCCTTGTAGCCGTGCATCCCCTGGTTCAAGTCGCCCAGCGCGGTCAGATGGCCTGCCCGCGTGGCGCGGCCCAGCAGCGCGTACAGCAGCGGCGAGTAGTCCTGCGCCTCGTCCAGCACCACATGGTCAAAGGGTTCCAGGGTACGCCCCACCTGTCGCCCGATCCCGCCCGTGAACGCCTGCACCGCCAGCATCAGCGGCAGCTCGGTGGCGTCGGCGTGGGCGCGGCGTGGGGTGGGAATGCCGCTCAGGGGATCGGTGGCGAGCAGGGCAATCTCGCGTTCGGTCAGCAGGCCACTCGCGGCCAGCGCTTCAGGGCTGCCCAGCAGACGGCGGGCCTCGGTGACGGGGGTGGTACTGGCGAAGACACGGCCCAGCAATGCGGTAATCGGGGCGGAAAGCTGGCGCAGCACGCTGGCTTCCTCATCGTCGGGCACGTTCAGATGCGAGATGGCCAGGTCTTCCACGGCCCGGCGAAAGCCCGCGCGATAGCCGCTCAGCGGATCGGCGGCGAATACGTCGCGCAGGATGGTGTGCAAATCGGTGTCGAACAGGGCGAAGATTTGCGGATCACGGCGGTTCAGGGCCACCTCTTCCCGCAGCGACTGGCCGCGCAACGAGGCGTTAAAACGGTTCCACAGGTGCGTGCGAATCACGTCCAGCATCCGGGCATCCCCCAGCAGCTTGGCCCGCCTCCAGGCCAGGGCACGCCGGGTGTTGTCGTGATCGGTCAGCAGCAGCGTCAGGGTGCGGTCCGTCACTTCCAACTTTTCCAGGCCCAGCAGCCCTATCGCCCAGCTCTCGGGCGTGGTCACGTTGACGGCCCCGATGCCCAGTTCGGGCAGGATGCGGGCGGCGTAGGTGGCCAGCACTTTGTTGGGCATCAGCACCATGCACGCCTCGGCCCGCGCCTGATGCGGCCCGCGCTCGGCGTTGGTCATCCAGGCCAGGCGGTGAAAGCCGATGGTGGTCTTGCCCGAACCCGCCGCACCCTGAATAATCACCGGGGTTCCGGCGGGGTAACGCATGGCGGTGTTCTGCTCGGGCTGGAGGGTTTCCACCACATCGCGCATTCCGGCGGTGCTGCCTTCTTCCAGACGGCGCAGCAGGACTTCCTCGCGGCCCCCGGTGTCGCCTCCGGCCTCTTCGTCGTACAGATCGGTGACGCGGTGCAGCGTCTTGGCCGCGATGTCCAGTTGCCGCCGCCGCTTGATCACGCCCTGCCCGCCCCGGCGCGGTGTCCAGCCCAGCGCGTCGGAGTAGAACAGGCTGCCCACCTCGCTGTCCCAGCCCACGACGCTGTGCGGCCCCTTCACGTCGCGGAAGCCGTGCTTGCCGATATACAGCGTCTGTTCGCGCCCACCCACGCGCACTCTCAGGCTGCCGAAATACGGGTGATGCACATGCGGCGAGAGCATGGCGGCGTGTTCGCCCGCCTCGTCGGCCAGGATGATGCTGGTCTCCAGGTCCGCGCCCATCTGGCGGTCCCGGTCCTCCCAGAAGTCGATCTGGCGCAGCATGGCGTCCACCGTGCCTTTCAGGTGCGCGGTTTCGGGTTGGAAGTCGGGGTGGTTGTCGGAGATGGACGGGCGGGAGGAAGCAGGAGCTGACATCGCCGCCCAGAATACGGGGTCTGGACGGCGGGAAAAGGGATGTTGGGTGTTGCAGTGGGGTGGGACTGGGAGTTCGGGAATTTGTTGCTTGAGGATAATATTCAGAACATGCGAATGCTCTTGCTAGCCTGCCTACTGCTGACTGCCTGTGGCACACGCCTGCCAGACACACCACGCGGACTGCTGATGCATCTCGGCGCACTTGAAGACCAATACCACGTCATCCAATGCGAGGGAGACTGGACCTGCAACGGGTATACGCCGATTTCGCCGGGGATCATCGGAGAGCGGCTGGGCCACGATCTGACCCAAACTGATGACAGCGCCTGGGAAATGGATGATGGGGCGGTTCGCGTCTTACTTGGTGGCGGCGGCCCGGTACGGTTCCTCACAGTGATTGTGCGGCCCTAGCCCTCTCCTCACCACATCTGCTATGAGGTAAGAGGACTCCAGACTTCAGCTTGCTTGGTCGTGAACGAGTTTTTCAGCTCCCCACCAACTCCGCCTCCACCAACTCCGAAATCTGCTCCCCCGACTCATCCAGCACAAACTTGTCGATGTACGGCGAGTTCATCAGGTGCAGCGCGCCCATATACTTCAGGCGAAATTTAACGTAACTGCCCACCTTCAGCCCGGCCTCGTTTTCGCCCACGTTCAGCACCAGCATGTCACTGCTACCGCCGATGACCTCCAGGCGCGAATCCACGGGTTCCAGATACTGCGGCGAGATATCCAGATAGCCCACGTCCAGAATGGCGCGGTGGCTGCTCCCGGCGCTGCTCTCGGCCTCGGCGGTGACGCCAAAGGGGTTCTTGCCCAGCGTGCCGGAGGGCATCGTGGGCTTCTCGGCCAGCTCGATGATCTGGGCGTGCAGCTCCAGCACGTCGTCATGCATTCCGGTGAAGGTGCGTTCCGCCACCAGATCCTGCCCGAAGAACAGCGCCTCACCAATGCGGAAGTGGTTGATGGCCTGGGGCAGCCCGCCCGCCTTCAGCAGCGGAATGGTCACGGTGGTCCCGGCGCTGACCCACTGGATATCCACATTGTTTTTCAGCTCAATAATCTTCTTGTACAGGCCCAGTTGAATCAGCTTGTCCTCGCTGGGCATCACGCCGTTCAGGCAATTCAGGTTGGTGCCGATACCTATAATTTTGATGTTTGGAAGCTGAAAAACCTGAGCGTAAAACGCCTCGATATCCTCACGCAGCACGCCCTCGCGCAGATCGCCCATCTCGATCATGATGATGATCAGGTGCTGTCGGTCCTGGCGCACGGCCTCGGCAGAGATGGCGCGAATGGTTTCCAGTTCGGTGTTGAAGCTCACGTCCGCCCAGGTTACGAGGTCCTCGATTAAGGCGGAGGCAGGCGGCTTGATGTACACCGTCTGCGCCTCTGGACTCAGTTCCTTGATGGCCCGCAGGTTGCTGATGCGCGAGTCCAGCAATTCCAGGCGGCCCAGCCGAATCACCTCGTTCAGAAAGAGTTTGTTGCCGCACAGCAGCTTGGTGGTAATGCCCCAGTCGATGCCATGCTGTGAGAACAGGTGTTCCAGATGGTCAAAATTGGCCTGCAACTTGGGACGGTTCAGGGTTAGATATGCCATAGCGTCAGCTCCTCAACGGGTCAGCCGCATTTCGAGATACTTGTTGGTGAACCCCAGCCGCTCGTAGAGCTTCTTTGCCGGGTTATGAGGCTCGACGTGCAGGGCCACGCTGCCCTCTACATTCGCCAGCACGGTTTCCATGAGTTGCTTGCCCAGCCCGCGCCCGCGCGTCTTGCCATGGACGGCAATGTACACCAGGATATTTTCGGGAATGAAGCCGCCCATGCCAGTCCGGTTGGTGATCACTGCGCCCAGGATTTCGCCATCTTCCTCGGCATAGGTGACGCTGCCGCCGCGCGCCTGTGCATAGGCGAGGCACGCCTGAATATCCTCCAGGGCGTCCCCGTACTCGTCCAGATGGGTGTGCAGGAATTCGGCCACACGCTGGCTATCTTCGGCGCTCAATTCGATAGGGATATCTGGCCCCAGCATGTAATTTTTGATGTTCAGGGTTTGAGTGGTCATTCTTCGCCCTCCTCTTGCCCCAGGGTAGGGGCTGGTGTGTCATGGCCGCCCCCGCGAGGTTGAAATTAGAGGCGGCAATTCAGGGGACAGCATCAGACAAAGCCGCCCCGCAGCAACAGAGCAGCTTAACGCATGGCGGCGGGACGGTTTGGAAGATGCGGCACGGCAGTTGGACAGGATTTTACTCGCGCCGATCTGGTTCGAGTCGGACAATCCACTTCCCCACAAGAAAAACTACCCAAAGGCAAATCGCAAGGCCGTAGTCGAAAGCGCCACCGAAAGATCGGTTGATCAGCCAGGAAAAGGCGAGAACCAGAGCCAGCGCAGGCAATGCACGAATCAGATACACGAATCAGATAACGGCGGAAACGTGGACTCATGACCCAAATATCCGCCTGCCCATTCAGGCGCAACGTGACGCTATCCACCACATTCAAAAATCCGAAAGCCGCGCCCAGAAGCGCTCCACCCGCGTACAGTCCGCTTCCAACCAGACCAGGGCCACCCGCTTCCCCACGCCGAAGAGGACGGCAGCCTGAGCGAAACGCCGCCCCAGTTCTGCCGCCTGCCTCAAGGTCAGACCGGGCAGAATCACGGACGGCTCGGCCCACTCGCCCTCGCCGTTGACGCCAAGAAAATGTAGGCGTGAGGCGATCAGCGCCAGCAATTCACGCCCGGCCCGCAAATTGTCGGTTTCCGGCTGCTGCTGTCCGGCTGGATTCCAGGCCGTGACGATGGCCCACGTTCGAGCAGCCCACGAGGGCGCGGCGGCTAAGGATTCAGAGCTGAGGCGAAAGCGTTCTGCCCGCGTGCCGTAACTGGCCGACAGGAAGGCGGCGCGCTGTTCCACCACTTCCGATTAACGGCCCGCGCTACCGGTTCACGATGGCCGACGTGTTCAGGATCACGCCCTGGCGAAAGCGCATGACGATACTGACCTTCTGGCCCGGCTTGAAACTGCCGCCCAGCACCACGCGGTAGCCCGAGCTGCCGCTGAGGATCAGGCTGCCGGTGATCGGCACGGACGTGACCACCTCGCAGCGGGGCGAGCATTTCATCAGTCGAGCGCGGCCCAGACTGCTCCAGACACCCAGCACCTCATCCGGTCTGGACACGCCGATGCGGCCCGTCAGGACTGCGCCGCCGTAACTGGGCATCAATTTCAGATCTGCGCTCAGGCCCGGAGGATTCTGCGCCACCGCACCGGACGCGAGGACGAGGCCCGCCAACGCCAGCGCTCTGAGCCTCACTCCTGACCGCCTGTTGCACCGTCATCAGATTCAGAGCCATCAGGTTCCGCGTCGTCCGGCCCGGCGCTGTCCACCTCAGTCTTCATCACCTCGCGCAGAACGCTGGTGGCGAAACTGCCCTTAGGCAGGGTGAAGGACAGCGTGTAGCCGTCGTCCTGCGGAATAACACTGGCCTCTTCGGGGAACACGCGGGTCAATCGGCGGTCTCCACGCCGGGAGGCGAACACACCCGGCGTCAGATCAAACAGGGCCAGCGCCTCGGCCTCCAGCGCCCCGGCGTCCAGGGTCAGCGGTTTGGTCTTCTTGCCGAACAGCGTGCCAGTGGCGCTGACCTCGCCGCGTTCGGCGCGGGGCGACTCGGCAGCGGCGTCTTCGACCAGAAAGACCCCGCCCGTGTCGTGCTTCTTGGCCATATCGCCTGCCAGCAGCGAGGCGAACAGGCCGCGTTCCAGGCGCAGACTGAGAGAAGCGTTGAACACCGCACTCTGCACGCTGGAGATCAGGAAGCGGCGCACGCGCGGGTCCCGCAGGCGCGATTCGCCGCGCAGCACACGCAATCCCTCCTCGGCATTCAAGCCGCCCAGGCCGAAGCGTTGCGGACCAAAGTAATTGGGCACGCCCCCTGCGACCAGAAGATTCAGGACCGCCTCAGCCTCGGCTGCGCCGCCCGCCGCGTCCCGCACGCGCACCACGAAGCGGTTGCCGCGCAAGTGGCCCATGCCCAGCTTGTTGCCGTGGCGGGTGATATCCAGAATCCGCACGCCGTCCAGTCCGAACTCGCCCAGACGGCGCTCGTACTTGGCCGGAACGCTGAGCCACTGGGTGGTCACCGCATGCCGGTCTTTCAGGCCCGCCACGCCAATGTCGCGGTCACGCAGGCCCACTTGGGCACTCAATTCACGCAGGACATGGGCGGTGGTGTGCCCGGTCTTCTCGACATGCAAATACAGGTGATCGCCCTCACCCGAAAGCGGATACGCACCCACTTCCTCTACCCGGAAATCCTGGGCTTCAGCGCGCAGCGTTCCGCCCGTTCCTGCCGATTCCGTCAGCGCCCGCAGGGCTGCCCATTCAAACACCAGACTCACGATTGGAGCAGCCTATCCCGGCTTCCTGCGGCGGGCGTGAGAGGGCGGGGCGAGGCTGGGTTCCGGCTCAGTTCAGGACGCGCCCATCGGCCCGGCCCAACGGAGTCCAGTCGGCGCGGAACAGGTGGGCCTCCTGCGCTTTATCCGGGCCGTACCACACGCGCACGCCACTGTCGCGCTCGCCCACGGGCAGCAGCGCCTCCTGCCCGGCACGCAGTTCGGACAGCACCTGACCGTCGGGGCCGCGCACCCGGTACCACGCGTTGATTCCGGCGGGGGACCAGCCGGCCAGCCGCACCGGACGCTTGGAGATGTTCTTCAGATGCGCGCCCTGCTCGCTGAGGGTCACGCTCAGGTCCGGCCATTCCGGGGTGACGGTGCGGTGCCAGCGGGTCTGGAAATTCAGGGAGGGACGGGTCCTGGCGGCTGCGCCTTTCGCCGGATACAGGACCACGCCCAGCAGTCCCGCCATGCCTGCCAGCAAAGCACACAGGGCCGCCACGAAGGCCACCGGCTCGGGACGCTGATTCTGGAGGATGCCGAAGGCCGGTGCCGCGCCGATCAGGACGGACACCAGCGGCCACGCGGGCGAGGGACGGGCAGGGGCGCGGCGGTAGGGCAGCGGCCAGTACTCGGCGAGCAGCAGCGCCGCCACACCCAATCCGAACAGTGCGGGCACGTCCAGCGTGGGCGTCAGCAGTAGCAGCGCCAGCCCCGGCACGGCCCACCACGCCACGCGCGGCAGGTAGCCCAGCCGGGCCTCGCGCCCCGTACGCAGCAGCCATTGCAGCGCGATCAGACCGATCACCACGGCGTACAGGCCGCTCACCTCGGTCAGCGGGGTCAGGTCCAGCAGTGAGCCGGGGCCACCCAGCCCAACCGATGACACCAGCCCAGCCCATGAAACCAGTCCGGCCCGTAAAGACTCCAACTCTTGCACGTCAGTCTCCTCGTGGGTGGACCAGGCAGCCTCCCAACCGGCTCAAAATACCGTCCAGGGGCCAGACGGAATGGAAGATGAACAGAAGAAGCCCCAGATCAAGAATGTCTGCGGATCAGGTGGCCTGCAACAGAAGCTGGACTGAAACAGAGACCGGACTTTACAGACGCGGGTCTTCTTTCTTATGGCGGCCCAGCCTGCCCATCAGGTTGCCCGGGCCTCTGGACTGCGGCTGAGCTGGATCGGCAGTCCCAGTTCCTTCCACCGCTGCCGCAGCCGGGGACAGAGTGGGGGTCATGGGCGGCGTCAGTGGATCAGTGGTGGGAGGGGGCTTCCCTGCCGCCGCCGCAAGCGACTGGGACAGCGGCGACAGCGCCGGGGCCACCACTCCTGGCTGCACCACCCCCGGTTGCCCGTGGCGCTCGATCTCGAAGGCGAGGTGGCCGATCTCGTTCTTCAGAATGCCTTCCCAGGCGGTCTTGACGGCGTTCAGGCTGCCGGGCATGGCGAAGATGGCCGAACCCCGGCACAGCCCGCCCAGCGCCCGCGACAGCATGGCCGCGCCACCCACCTCGCGGTAGCTGAGCATGCGGAACAGCTCTCCAAAGCCAGGGATGGGCTTGGTGATCATGGATTCCACCACCGGCACCGTCACGTCGCGCCCGGTCAGGCCCGTGCCGCCTGTAGTCAGCACCACAGTCGCCTCCCGCACGAACAAAACCAGCGCGGTGCGGATGTCCAGCGCGTCGTCCCTGACCACCCGGTAATGCACCACACTATGCCCCCCCGCCTTCAGTTCGGCCAGCAGATATTGACCGCTGGTGTCCGTTTCGGGCGTGCGCGTGTCGCTGATGGTCAGCACCGCCACCCTGACATTGCGCGGCGCTGCGGCGCGGTGCTGCTGGGACGAGAGTTGTTTAGAAGGGGCCGATGGGTTGCCACCCGCTGCGGCGTTGCCAGAGGTGCTGGGCGGTCCAGGGGGGCGGGAGGCGTCCGTCATGGGGCCACAATACTGCCCACAGCAAGGGCGGCGTCAATCCCACGCCGGGGGTGACACGACGGCTTTTTCCACACTTCCTGTGTCCAGACTGCCCCTGTCCAGACCGCCCGCTGTTCTGCTGCCTGCCCTCAGCGGCCCGCGTTCAGCACATTGCGCGCCCGCTCCGGCAGGAGGGCGCGGTCCGAGCGCTTCAGGTCCGCACGGGGGCGGCGCAGGTACAGGGAGAGGTACATGCCCGCCTGCTGGTTCAGAAATTCGCGGTAGCCGTCTTCCTGGCCGCTGCGGACGCATTCCAGGGCCAGCAGGTCCAGTTGTTCTTCCAGCCGCGCCAGTGCCAGATAGCGGGCCGCGTTTGCGCCGCTGTCGCCCAGGGTTCCCAGCAGTGACTCCAGGTCTTCGGGCTGCTGCATCAGCGTTCTGGCCGCGCGGCGCACGTTGGGATCGTCCAGCGTCAGGAGGCAGGCCCGGCAGGGTTGTTCCTGACTGGCCTCGCCGCAAACCGGGCAGGGCCGCCAACCCTGTTCCTCGCGCCATTTGCGCGAGCGGGTGATCGCCTCGGCGGCGCGCAGGGCAGCGGGGCGCAGGTCCTCGCCCACGTCCTGCACCAGTTCGCGGGCGCGGGCACGGTCCGGGGCAGGCAGCGGCGGCGGCGCGGGGGCCATCACCGGCTCGCGCACGCTGCCCACGCTGAAGCGGATGTCGCTGAGGGGCGCGTCGGGCAGCAGCGCGTTCAGGGCCTTGAGGAAGTGATGGCGCTGCATGCTCAGATGGTGGGCGGCAGCGCTATCGCGCACATCCACGAACAGCACGCTGCCCTGCTGGGTGCGTGGGCGGGTAATGCGGGCAATCTCCGGCCCCACCGCCCCCGGCCAAGCCAGAATGGCCCGCGCCCGCCCGATGCCCTTGGCGATGCGCGCCGTGCCCAGCGTCGCGCCCATCAGTTCGCCAATGCCACGCGGCCCGCTCAGGCGGCGGCCCCGGTTGTTGCGGCCCGCGTTGTAACGGTCCCAGGCCATTAACGCACCTCCTCTAGCTCAGCTTTTTTTTCCGAAACGTCCATCGGTGTAAAGCGCCCCGACTGCGCCCAGAACTGCGCCGACGCACCGGGCGGGCGTTCGGTGCCCGTCACGATGGCCTGCGGCACCCCTGCCGCCAGCTCCAGCAGAAAGGTGCGCCGTCCGGGGTCCAGCTCGGCGCTGAAATCGTCAATCAGCAGGATGGGCTGCTCGCCAAAGCGTTCGGCCAGCAGCTCCAGTTCTGCACGGCGTAAGGCGAGAGCAACCGTGCGCCCCTCGCCCCGACTGGCGTATTCACTGGCCGAGAATCCGCCCAGGGTCAGCACCAGATCGTCGCGGTGGGGACCAGACACCGTGGAGCCGCGCGCCAGCTCCTCGGCCCGTCTGGAAGTCAGATCGTGGGCGTAGGTTTCGGGCGTCGTCGTTTCCAGCAGCGTCAGCGTGAGCGTTTTGCGGCTGCCCAGCGCGGCGTTGGCGTCGGTGGCCAGTTCGCCCAGGCGGGTCAGGGCACGGCGGCGGAAGGTGATGATCTCGGTGCCCAGCTTGACGAGGGCGTCGTCCCAGACCGACATGGCCCACTGTTCGCCGCCTTTCAGGGCCGCATTGCGCTGGGACACTGTGCGTTCGTAGCGGCCCAGTTGCTGGCCGTAGCGGGCGCTCAGGCGCGACAGCAGCGAGTCCAGGTAGGCGCGGCGCAGCGACGGCGAGCCGAAGACCAGTTCGGAGTCCTCCGGGCGAATCCACACGGCGCTGCCACGGGGCAGGTCGCCCGCACGCACGCGCACGCCGTCCACCTTGAGCTGCCGCCGCCCACGCCCCAGGCCCACCTCCTGCACGCTCAGGCTGCCGCCGGATTCCAGATCGGCGCGCACATACGCCTCGCTCTCGCCGGACTGCACCAGTTGTTCCAGGCGGCCCACGTCGGTCTGTCCGGTCAGCGCCAGATAAATGGCCTCCAGCAGGTTAGTCTTGCCCGCTCCATTCTCGCCGTACACGCCCGTTACGCCCCCACCAAAGCGCAACGTACACGGCGCAAGGTTGCGGTAATTCAAAGTTGAGAGGGACTCCAGACGCACGCCCCGCATTCTAAGCGGGATAGGAACAGGGTTCTGTGGGACGGTGCGGGGATGGAGGCAGGCTAAAGGTCTGGCCGCAAAAGCGAGAGCGGCCCACCCACATCACTGGTCTCTAATGTGCGTTTTGTTACACTGGTTTCCATGCGGCGACAGCCTGAACTTGCCCTGGCCCTGATTCGCGT comes from the Deinococcus sp. AJ005 genome and includes:
- a CDS encoding ATP-binding domain-containing protein, whose product is MSAPASSRPSISDNHPDFQPETAHLKGTVDAMLRQIDFWEDRDRQMGADLETSIILADEAGEHAAMLSPHVHHPYFGSLRVRVGGREQTLYIGKHGFRDVKGPHSVVGWDSEVGSLFYSDALGWTPRRGGQGVIKRRRQLDIAAKTLHRVTDLYDEEAGGDTGGREEVLLRRLEEGSTAGMRDVVETLQPEQNTAMRYPAGTPVIIQGAAGSGKTTIGFHRLAWMTNAERGPHQARAEACMVLMPNKVLATYAARILPELGIGAVNVTTPESWAIGLLGLEKLEVTDRTLTLLLTDHDNTRRALAWRRAKLLGDARMLDVIRTHLWNRFNASLRGQSLREEVALNRRDPQIFALFDTDLHTILRDVFAADPLSGYRAGFRRAVEDLAISHLNVPDDEEASVLRQLSAPITALLGRVFASTTPVTEARRLLGSPEALAASGLLTEREIALLATDPLSGIPTPRRAHADATELPLMLAVQAFTGGIGRQVGRTLEPFDHVVLDEAQDYSPLLYALLGRATRAGHLTALGDLNQGMHGYKGPSNWEAVQAVLPGAEVLTLGRTYRSTKQITELGARIAATYNRAAQVQGVDRDGAEVQRYTGPADAPNGELPLIAQAVKDAQAAGHVNIAIVTRRAVDADRLAEALRDFDTDAQPITTQEHRFRGGLVILPVSLAKGLEFSAAIVSSANVQTYDESTEYERRLLYVSASRALHWLGLVSAGELHPLIA
- a CDS encoding alanine racemase, whose protein sequence is MAYLTLNRPKLQANFDHLEHLFSQHGIDWGITTKLLCGNKLFLNEVIRLGRLELLDSRISNLRAIKELSPEAQTVYIKPPASALIEDLVTWADVSFNTELETIRAISAEAVRQDRQHLIIIMIEMGDLREGVLREDIEAFYAQVFQLPNIKIIGIGTNLNCLNGVMPSEDKLIQLGLYKKIIELKNNVDIQWVSAGTTVTIPLLKAGGLPQAINHFRIGEALFFGQDLVAERTFTGMHDDVLELHAQIIELAEKPTMPSGTLGKNPFGVTAEAESSAGSSHRAILDVGYLDISPQYLEPVDSRLEVIGGSSDMLVLNVGENEAGLKVGSYVKFRLKYMGALHLMNSPYIDKFVLDESGEQISELVEAELVGS
- a CDS encoding GNAT family N-acetyltransferase, which produces MTTQTLNIKNYMLGPDIPIELSAEDSQRVAEFLHTHLDEYGDALEDIQACLAYAQARGGSVTYAEEDGEILGAVITNRTGMGGFIPENILVYIAVHGKTRGRGLGKQLMETVLANVEGSVALHVEPHNPAKKLYERLGFTNKYLEMRLTR
- a CDS encoding DUF3293 domain-containing protein, with product MEQRAAFLSASYGTRAERFRLSSESLAAAPSWAARTWAIVTAWNPAGQQQPETDNLRAGRELLALIASRLHFLGVNGEGEWAEPSVILPGLTLRQAAELGRRFAQAAVLFGVGKRVALVWLEADCTRVERFWARLSDF
- the truD gene encoding tRNA pseudouridine(13) synthase TruD yields the protein MSLVFEWAALRALTESAGTGGTLRAEAQDFRVEEVGAYPLSGEGDHLYLHVEKTGHTTAHVLRELSAQVGLRDRDIGVAGLKDRHAVTTQWLSVPAKYERRLGEFGLDGVRILDITRHGNKLGMGHLRGNRFVVRVRDAAGGAAEAEAVLNLLVAGGVPNYFGPQRFGLGGLNAEEGLRVLRGESRLRDPRVRRFLISSVQSAVFNASLSLRLERGLFASLLAGDMAKKHDTGGVFLVEDAAAESPRAERGEVSATGTLFGKKTKPLTLDAGALEAEALALFDLTPGVFASRRGDRRLTRVFPEEASVIPQDDGYTLSFTLPKGSFATSVLREVMKTEVDSAGPDDAEPDGSESDDGATGGQE
- a CDS encoding molybdenum cofactor biosynthesis protein B → MTDASRPPGPPSTSGNAAAGGNPSAPSKQLSSQQHRAAAPRNVRVAVLTISDTRTPETDTSGQYLLAELKAGGHSVVHYRVVRDDALDIRTALVLFVREATVVLTTGGTGLTGRDVTVPVVESMITKPIPGFGELFRMLSYREVGGAAMLSRALGGLCRGSAIFAMPGSLNAVKTAWEGILKNEIGHLAFEIERHGQPGVVQPGVVAPALSPLSQSLAAAAGKPPPTTDPLTPPMTPTLSPAAAAVEGTGTADPAQPQSRGPGNLMGRLGRHKKEDPRL
- a CDS encoding DUF721 domain-containing protein; the protein is MAWDRYNAGRNNRGRRLSGPRGIGELMGATLGTARIAKGIGRARAILAWPGAVGPEIARITRPRTQQGSVLFVDVRDSAAAHHLSMQRHHFLKALNALLPDAPLSDIRFSVGSVREPVMAPAPPPLPAPDRARARELVQDVGEDLRPAALRAAEAITRSRKWREEQGWRPCPVCGEASQEQPCRACLLTLDDPNVRRAARTLMQQPEDLESLLGTLGDSGANAARYLALARLEEQLDLLALECVRSGQEDGYREFLNQQAGMYLSLYLRRPRADLKRSDRALLPERARNVLNAGR
- the recF gene encoding DNA replication and repair protein RecF (All proteins in this family for which functions are known are DNA-binding proteins that assist the filamentation of RecA onto DNA for the initiation of recombination or recombinational repair.) codes for the protein MRGVRLESLSTLNYRNLAPCTLRFGGGVTGVYGENGAGKTNLLEAIYLALTGQTDVGRLEQLVQSGESEAYVRADLESGGSLSVQEVGLGRGRRQLKVDGVRVRAGDLPRGSAVWIRPEDSELVFGSPSLRRAYLDSLLSRLSARYGQQLGRYERTVSQRNAALKGGEQWAMSVWDDALVKLGTEIITFRRRALTRLGELATDANAALGSRKTLTLTLLETTTPETYAHDLTSRRAEELARGSTVSGPHRDDLVLTLGGFSASEYASRGEGRTVALALRRAELELLAERFGEQPILLIDDFSAELDPGRRTFLLELAAGVPQAIVTGTERPPGASAQFWAQSGRFTPMDVSEKKAELEEVR